A window of the Cicer arietinum cultivar CDC Frontier isolate Library 1 chromosome 6, Cicar.CDCFrontier_v2.0, whole genome shotgun sequence genome harbors these coding sequences:
- the LOC101511109 gene encoding serine/threonine-protein kinase STY13-like → CHNADNLLLTANQESVKLADFGLAREESVTEMMTAETGTYRWMAPELYSTVTLRQGEKKHYNNKVDVYSFGIVLWELLTNRMPFEGMSNLQAAYAAAFKQERPRIPDDISPDLAFFIQSCWVEDHNLRPSFSQIIRMLNAFLFTLSPQSLPPLPEPDNEPEAATSSNGTITEFSARNKGKFAFLRQLFSLKRLKN, encoded by the exons TGTCACAATGCAGACAATCTTTTGCTTACAGCAAATCAGGAGTCTGTAAAACTTGCAGATTTCGGTCTTGCAAGAGAAGAATCAGTGACTGAGATGATGACTGCCGAAACAGGAACTTACCGATGGATGGCACCAGAG TTGTACAGTACCGTAACATTGCGCCAGGGAGAGAAAAAGCACTATAACAACAAGGTTGATGTGTATAGCTTTGGGATTGTTTTGTGGGAGCTACTAACAAATCGCATGCCTTTTGAAGGAATGTCTAATTTACAAGCTGCTTATGCTGCTGCCTTCAAG CAAGAGAGGCCGAGAATTCCAGATGACATATCCCCCGATCTTGCTTTCTTCATACAATCATGTTGGGTTGAAGATCATAACTTGAGACCAAGCTTTAGTCAAATCATCCGGATGCTCAATGCATTTCTCTTCACACTCTCGCCACAATCTCTTCCTCCCTTGCCAGAACCCGACAATGAACCTGAGGCGGCAACAAGTAGTAATGGTACCATTACCGAGTTTTCTGCCCGGAACAAAGGAAAGTTTGCTTTTCTTCGCCAATTGTTTTCTTTGAAAAGGTTAAAAAACTAA